The window AATCTGGCTCGTTATGTTCGAAATTCTGTACTGCAATATACGGAACTGCGCGGTGGTGTGATAGTTCATAACGTACATGATATTATCCACGCAGAGGTACCCGATGCCGTACGCAACCAAGCATACCGTCTGCGAAAACGCGAAGCAGCAGAAAATCGTACccgctcgaaacaatttcgccTCGAGTGTTGTCCGATGTTAACCATTTCCGCTCGGGTAACGACTGCGAACTACcattagaatttttctaccgaaacaattttcatgcTAGTAAAATTTAgatgtgaaaaattgttagatgtataattatttgtttgcaCGAGTCACGAAAagcaatttcatatgcataaaatgtactTCGTTTAATGAAATGCAAATACTGTGAgctagaaaattgattttggaTTTAGAGCTTAAATGACGTatagggcaaagggttaacatggAACCTACTCGGCAGTAGAATTAATTTGCATGGATTTCTCAACAAAAGTGagaagattgaatttatttagatccattaaggttttaattattaaactttttcctataattttatctgttcaatttaatctattgaatttaatctattaaaattgatcttttcaatttaatctattaaaattaatctgttcaaattaatctatttttcaatagaaCAGTTTCTGCAGTTATCAGAATTGAGAAATCAAATAACAGAGATTTTGACTGCAGGTATATTTAGCAATAATTTCCACCTGTCACGTGAAATATTGCCGTCTAAAAAATCATTGATAAATTTCGAACGATGCGATCGTGTGCAATATACCTGAAGGATGAGTGTAATCTCATAAACGTACGGCTTCATAAGAAAGTCGATATACAACTCTATCGGTAGTTTTTTAACCGACACGCTCTTATCGAAATACACTGCGGAGGACGAAAAACGTTGGATTAGTCTCCTCGTAGAATTTGATGGCGCATCGTTGTTGCTCGGCGTTCGCTGCCAGAATGCGGAGCCGAGTCGATGGTCTTACCGACGACTGGCTCGATTACGTAGCTGAACGAGGTCATTTGCGCgaggaaattgaataaacagATTATTATAATGCACAGCTTTTTGCACTGCTCCAACAACGTTCTCTCGAATGCGTCGTAATTGGTGTGCCAGAAATGTTTCTCCAAGTACCCGAGCAACACGGTGAACTCCTGCTTCTTCGCGTACAGTACGCACATCTTGCACAAGACTATCATCACCGTCACCAGGTTGCAGAGCGCGAAGATTGTTTCCTGGAATCGCCGCGCAGAATGCAAAACATCCCATATTTTATCAACAACGGTGGTCAAAATAAGACGcgttgtattttaaataaaaaacattatcCACCCGCGacggtattattatttttaaaatttcataaatcacAGTTGAGACtatgcaatttatatttaacaatttcggTAGATAAGGTGTTAACACTGCTATTGCAATACGCAGCAGCATTACGCGAacattttcgaataataaaaaatacattgttaGCCTCAAACCCAAGATACCATATATgacttattaattatgaattttatatatattttatatatatttcctctagactgaaagaaaatttgcttCTCctgttgttaaaataattttgtagataGAAACATAGAATATCGTtcttttaggaaaattattaaaaataaagcagtGCAGATTAAAGCGCCCGACGAAATTTCTAAAGCAAGTCGACGCGGGTCAAAGCAATTTATTGAGTTCTCTTACCGATCCCGAATTAGCCGTGCTCCAATCGAAAACCCGAATCGGTGTCACAGCTCGGACAATTTCATACATCTAGCGAATTACTAGACTCACTTCGAACGACTTAATCCTGATGCATTGTTGTATTTCTCTCAGTACGATCAGCCAGCCGATAAACATGACCGTGATCGTAACCCTGAACGCCTTCCTCCTCTCGCGCTCCTCGGTCGGCGTC is drawn from Augochlora pura isolate Apur16 unplaced genomic scaffold, APUR_v2.2.1 APUR_unplaced_1364, whole genome shotgun sequence and contains these coding sequences:
- the LOC144477476 gene encoding odorant receptor Or2-like isoform X3, coding for MYEIVRAVTPIRVFDWSTANSGSETIFALCNLVTVMIVLCKMCVLYAKKQEFTVLLGYLEKHFWHTNYDAFERTLLEQCKKLCIIIICLFNFLAQMTSFSYVIEPVVVYFDKSVSVKKLPIELYIDFLMKPYVYEITLILQTVCLVAYGIGYLCVDNIMYVMNYHTTAQFRILQYRISNITSQINTEKRSAAPESVADCTADNCYNKFKECIRQHQGLLAYYKEVDRVFAIIVFVEILLFSIMLCLDGYLMFLEASPYRRMVFSIHISGSIFQLLMFTYSCDCVLQESTQVADAIFSIEWPLLPMNDSGKMLRSDMLLVLMRSREPCCLTAGGFFTVSLETYTKVLSTAVSYFTLLREY